In Oxyura jamaicensis isolate SHBP4307 breed ruddy duck chromosome 13 unlocalized genomic scaffold, BPBGC_Ojam_1.0 oxy13_random_OJ106579, whole genome shotgun sequence, a single genomic region encodes these proteins:
- the LOC118157882 gene encoding actin-binding LIM protein 3 isoform X10 translates to MSTSTVPYQQSPYTPRSGSSVIQCYRCGDTCKGEVVRVQNNHFHIRCFTCQVCGCDLAQSGFFFKNQEYICTHDYQQLYGTRCDSCGDFITGEVISALGRTYHPKCFVCSTCRKPFPIGDKVTFSGKDCVCQNCSHTLISTKPIKIHGPSHCAGCKEEIKQGQSLLALEKQWHVSCFKCQTCGIILTGEYISKDGVPYCESDYHAQFGIKCETCDRYISGRVLEAGGKHYHPTCARCVRCHQMFTEGEEMYLTGSEVWHPICKQAARAEKKLKHRRTSETSISPPGSSIGSPNRVICAKVDNEILNYKDLAALPKIKAIYEVQRPDLISYEPYHRYTSDETLERYSYGESLGTLSPYSQDIYESFDMRQRRASSPGYIDSPTYSRQGMSPTIPRSPHHFYRSAAGESNIYRKPPIYKRHATKSKTSEDIAQSSKYSPAYSPDPYYHSESEYWSFQSSPKAPRARRFSSGGEEDGYERGMHKIQSGIGRLILREEMKARSNSYTDPWTPPHSSASSREALHTAGYEGSLNGSPRMHYLADSDPLISKSASLPAYRRNGLHRPPSAELFHYDSTNAVNWGMREYKIYPYELLLVKTRGRNQLPKDVDRTRLERHLSQEEFYQIFGMTIAEFDRLALWKRNELKKQARLF, encoded by the exons CAGTTCCCTACCAGCAAAGCCCCTACACCCCCAGGAGTGGCTCCTCCGTCATCCAGTGCTACCGCTGCGGGGACACCTGCAAGGGCGAGGTGGTGCGCGTGCAGAACAACCACTTCCACATCCGCTGCTTCACCTGCCAAG TGTGTGGCTGTGACCTGGCCCAGTCTGGCTTCTTCTTTAAGAATCAGGAGTACATCTGCACCCATGACTACCAGCAGCTCTATGGCACCCGCTGCGACAGCTGTGGGGACTTCATCACCGGAGAGGTCATCTCGGCGCTGGGCAGGACCTACCACCCCAAGTGCTTCgtctgcagcacctgcag GAAGCCGTTCCCCATTGGAGACAAGGTCACGTTCAGCGGGAAGGACTGTGTCTGCCAAAACTGCTCCCACACACTCATCAGCACCAAACCCATCAAGATCCACGGACCCAGCC ACTGCGCAGGCTGCAAGGAGGAGATCAAGCAAGGTCAGTCCCTCCTGGCACTGGAGAAGCAGTGGCACGTCAGCTGCTTCAAGTGCCAAACATGTGGGATCATCCTCACCGGGGAGTACATCAGCAA GGACGGAGTCCCGTACTGCGAGTCTGACTACCATGCCCAGTTCGGCATCAAATGCGAGACCTGTGACCGGTACATCAGCGGCAGGGTCCTAGAG GCGGGAGGGAAGCACTACCACCCCACCTGCGCCAGGTGCGTGCGCTGCCACCAGATGTTCACAGAAGGCGAGGAGATGTACCTCACAG GCTCTGAAGTGTGGCACCCCATCTGCAAACAGGCGGCCCGAGCAGAGAAGAAGCTGAAG CACAGAAGGACGTCAGAAACCTCCATCTCGCCCCCTGGGTCTAGCATCGGCTCCCCTAACAGAGTCATCTGT GCTAAAGTGGATAATGAGATCCTTAATTACAAAGACCTGGCAGCTCTTCCCAAGATTAAAGCCATCTATGAAGTGCAGCGTCCTGACCTCATTTCATATGAGCCCTATCACAGATACACGTCggatgagacgctggagagaTACAGCTATGGGGAG TCCCTGGGGACCCTCTCCCCGTACTCGCAG GACATCTATGAGAGCTTTGACATGAGGCAGAGGCGAGCCTCCAGCCCTGGCTACATTGACTCGCCCACCTACAGCCGGCAGGGCATGTCCCCCACCATCCCGAGGTCCCCCCACCACTTCTACCGCTCAG caGCCGGCGAGAGCAACATCTACCGGAAACCTCCCATCTACAAGCGACACG CCACCAAAAGCAAAACGAGTGAAGACATTGCACAGTCGTCCAAGTACAGCCCTGCCTACTCCCCAGACCCCTACTACCACTCCGAGTCAGAGTACTGGTCCTTCCAAAGCTCCCCCAAAG CCCCCCGGGCCCGGAGGTTCTCATCAGGAGGTGAAGAGGATGGGTACGAGCGGGGCATGCACAAG ATCCAGAGCGGCATCGGCAGGCTGATCCTGAGGGAGGAGATGAAGGCTCGCTCCAACTCTTACACAGACCCCTGGACACCCCCTCACAGCTCggccagcagcagagaagcccTGCACACGGCTGGCTACGAGGGTTCCCTCAATGGCT CCCCCCGGATGCACTACCTGGCTGATAGCG ACCCCCTCATTTCTAAGTcggcctccctccctgcctacAGGAGAAATGGGCTGCACAGG cctcccagcgCGGAGCTTTTCCACTATGACAGCACCAACGCCGTCAACTGGGGGATGCGAG AGTACAAG ATATACCCCTACGAGCTGCTTCTGGTGAAGACGAGGGGAAGGAACCAGCTGCCCAAAGATGTGGACAGGACTCGGTTAGAG CGCCACCTCTCCCAGGAGGAGTTCTACCAGATCTTTGGCATGACCATCGCTGAGTTCGACCGCCTGGCCCTCTGGAAGAGGAACGAGCTGAAGAAGCAGGCCCggctgttttaa
- the LOC118157882 gene encoding actin-binding LIM protein 3 isoform X11, which yields MSTSTVPYQQSPYTPRSGSSVIQCYRCGDTCKGEVVRVQNNHFHIRCFTCQVCGCDLAQSGFFFKNQEYICTHDYQQLYGTRCDSCGDFITGEVISALGRTYHPKCFVCSTCRKPFPIGDKVTFSGKDCVCQNCSHTLISTKPIKIHGPSHCAGCKEEIKQGQSLLALEKQWHVSCFKCQTCGIILTGEYISKDGVPYCESDYHAQFGIKCETCDRYISGRVLEAGGKHYHPTCARCVRCHQMFTEGEEMYLTGSEVWHPICKQAARAEKKLKHRRTSETSISPPGSSIGSPNRVICAKVDNEILNYKDLAALPKIKAIYEVQRPDLISYEPYHRYTSDETLERYSYGESLGTLSPYSQDIYESFDMRQRRASSPGYIDSPTYSRQGMSPTIPRSPHHFYRSAGESNIYRKPPIYKRHATKSKTSEDIAQSSKYSPAYSPDPYYHSESEYWSFQSSPKAPRARRFSSGGEEDGYERGMHKIQSGIGRLILREEMKARSNSYTDPWTPPHSSASSREALHTAGYEGSLNGSPRMHYLADSDPLISKSASLPAYRRNGLHRPPSAELFHYDSTNAVNWGMREYKIYPYELLLVKTRGRNQLPKDVDRTRLERHLSQEEFYQIFGMTIAEFDRLALWKRNELKKQARLF from the exons CAGTTCCCTACCAGCAAAGCCCCTACACCCCCAGGAGTGGCTCCTCCGTCATCCAGTGCTACCGCTGCGGGGACACCTGCAAGGGCGAGGTGGTGCGCGTGCAGAACAACCACTTCCACATCCGCTGCTTCACCTGCCAAG TGTGTGGCTGTGACCTGGCCCAGTCTGGCTTCTTCTTTAAGAATCAGGAGTACATCTGCACCCATGACTACCAGCAGCTCTATGGCACCCGCTGCGACAGCTGTGGGGACTTCATCACCGGAGAGGTCATCTCGGCGCTGGGCAGGACCTACCACCCCAAGTGCTTCgtctgcagcacctgcag GAAGCCGTTCCCCATTGGAGACAAGGTCACGTTCAGCGGGAAGGACTGTGTCTGCCAAAACTGCTCCCACACACTCATCAGCACCAAACCCATCAAGATCCACGGACCCAGCC ACTGCGCAGGCTGCAAGGAGGAGATCAAGCAAGGTCAGTCCCTCCTGGCACTGGAGAAGCAGTGGCACGTCAGCTGCTTCAAGTGCCAAACATGTGGGATCATCCTCACCGGGGAGTACATCAGCAA GGACGGAGTCCCGTACTGCGAGTCTGACTACCATGCCCAGTTCGGCATCAAATGCGAGACCTGTGACCGGTACATCAGCGGCAGGGTCCTAGAG GCGGGAGGGAAGCACTACCACCCCACCTGCGCCAGGTGCGTGCGCTGCCACCAGATGTTCACAGAAGGCGAGGAGATGTACCTCACAG GCTCTGAAGTGTGGCACCCCATCTGCAAACAGGCGGCCCGAGCAGAGAAGAAGCTGAAG CACAGAAGGACGTCAGAAACCTCCATCTCGCCCCCTGGGTCTAGCATCGGCTCCCCTAACAGAGTCATCTGT GCTAAAGTGGATAATGAGATCCTTAATTACAAAGACCTGGCAGCTCTTCCCAAGATTAAAGCCATCTATGAAGTGCAGCGTCCTGACCTCATTTCATATGAGCCCTATCACAGATACACGTCggatgagacgctggagagaTACAGCTATGGGGAG TCCCTGGGGACCCTCTCCCCGTACTCGCAG GACATCTATGAGAGCTTTGACATGAGGCAGAGGCGAGCCTCCAGCCCTGGCTACATTGACTCGCCCACCTACAGCCGGCAGGGCATGTCCCCCACCATCCCGAGGTCCCCCCACCACTTCTACCGCTCAG CCGGCGAGAGCAACATCTACCGGAAACCTCCCATCTACAAGCGACACG CCACCAAAAGCAAAACGAGTGAAGACATTGCACAGTCGTCCAAGTACAGCCCTGCCTACTCCCCAGACCCCTACTACCACTCCGAGTCAGAGTACTGGTCCTTCCAAAGCTCCCCCAAAG CCCCCCGGGCCCGGAGGTTCTCATCAGGAGGTGAAGAGGATGGGTACGAGCGGGGCATGCACAAG ATCCAGAGCGGCATCGGCAGGCTGATCCTGAGGGAGGAGATGAAGGCTCGCTCCAACTCTTACACAGACCCCTGGACACCCCCTCACAGCTCggccagcagcagagaagcccTGCACACGGCTGGCTACGAGGGTTCCCTCAATGGCT CCCCCCGGATGCACTACCTGGCTGATAGCG ACCCCCTCATTTCTAAGTcggcctccctccctgcctacAGGAGAAATGGGCTGCACAGG cctcccagcgCGGAGCTTTTCCACTATGACAGCACCAACGCCGTCAACTGGGGGATGCGAG AGTACAAG ATATACCCCTACGAGCTGCTTCTGGTGAAGACGAGGGGAAGGAACCAGCTGCCCAAAGATGTGGACAGGACTCGGTTAGAG CGCCACCTCTCCCAGGAGGAGTTCTACCAGATCTTTGGCATGACCATCGCTGAGTTCGACCGCCTGGCCCTCTGGAAGAGGAACGAGCTGAAGAAGCAGGCCCggctgttttaa
- the LOC118157882 gene encoding actin-binding LIM protein 3 isoform X12 — MSTSTVPYQQSPYTPRSGSSVIQCYRCGDTCKGEVVRVQNNHFHIRCFTCQVCGCDLAQSGFFFKNQEYICTHDYQQLYGTRCDSCGDFITGEVISALGRTYHPKCFVCSTCRKPFPIGDKVTFSGKDCVCQNCSHTLISTKPIKIHGPSHCAGCKEEIKQGQSLLALEKQWHVSCFKCQTCGIILTGEYISKDGVPYCESDYHAQFGIKCETCDRYISGRVLEAGGKHYHPTCARCVRCHQMFTEGEEMYLTGSEVWHPICKQAARAEKKLKHRRTSETSISPPGSSIGSPNRVICAKVDNEILNYKDLAALPKIKAIYEVQRPDLISYEPYHRYTSDETLERYSYGESLGTLSPYSQDIYESFDMRQRRASSPGYIDSPTYSRQGMSPTIPRSPHHFYRSDDIPTATKSKTSEDIAQSSKYSPAYSPDPYYHSESEYWSFQSSPKAPRARRFSSGGEEDGYERGMHKIQSGIGRLILREEMKARSNSYTDPWTPPHSSASSREALHTAGYEGSLNGSPRMHYLADSDPLISKSASLPAYRRNGLHRPPSAELFHYDSTNAVNWGMREYKIYPYELLLVKTRGRNQLPKDVDRTRLERHLSQEEFYQIFGMTIAEFDRLALWKRNELKKQARLF; from the exons CAGTTCCCTACCAGCAAAGCCCCTACACCCCCAGGAGTGGCTCCTCCGTCATCCAGTGCTACCGCTGCGGGGACACCTGCAAGGGCGAGGTGGTGCGCGTGCAGAACAACCACTTCCACATCCGCTGCTTCACCTGCCAAG TGTGTGGCTGTGACCTGGCCCAGTCTGGCTTCTTCTTTAAGAATCAGGAGTACATCTGCACCCATGACTACCAGCAGCTCTATGGCACCCGCTGCGACAGCTGTGGGGACTTCATCACCGGAGAGGTCATCTCGGCGCTGGGCAGGACCTACCACCCCAAGTGCTTCgtctgcagcacctgcag GAAGCCGTTCCCCATTGGAGACAAGGTCACGTTCAGCGGGAAGGACTGTGTCTGCCAAAACTGCTCCCACACACTCATCAGCACCAAACCCATCAAGATCCACGGACCCAGCC ACTGCGCAGGCTGCAAGGAGGAGATCAAGCAAGGTCAGTCCCTCCTGGCACTGGAGAAGCAGTGGCACGTCAGCTGCTTCAAGTGCCAAACATGTGGGATCATCCTCACCGGGGAGTACATCAGCAA GGACGGAGTCCCGTACTGCGAGTCTGACTACCATGCCCAGTTCGGCATCAAATGCGAGACCTGTGACCGGTACATCAGCGGCAGGGTCCTAGAG GCGGGAGGGAAGCACTACCACCCCACCTGCGCCAGGTGCGTGCGCTGCCACCAGATGTTCACAGAAGGCGAGGAGATGTACCTCACAG GCTCTGAAGTGTGGCACCCCATCTGCAAACAGGCGGCCCGAGCAGAGAAGAAGCTGAAG CACAGAAGGACGTCAGAAACCTCCATCTCGCCCCCTGGGTCTAGCATCGGCTCCCCTAACAGAGTCATCTGT GCTAAAGTGGATAATGAGATCCTTAATTACAAAGACCTGGCAGCTCTTCCCAAGATTAAAGCCATCTATGAAGTGCAGCGTCCTGACCTCATTTCATATGAGCCCTATCACAGATACACGTCggatgagacgctggagagaTACAGCTATGGGGAG TCCCTGGGGACCCTCTCCCCGTACTCGCAG GACATCTATGAGAGCTTTGACATGAGGCAGAGGCGAGCCTCCAGCCCTGGCTACATTGACTCGCCCACCTACAGCCGGCAGGGCATGTCCCCCACCATCCCGAGGTCCCCCCACCACTTCTACCGCTCAG ACGACATCCCCACAGCCACCAAAAGCAAAACGAGTGAAGACATTGCACAGTCGTCCAAGTACAGCCCTGCCTACTCCCCAGACCCCTACTACCACTCCGAGTCAGAGTACTGGTCCTTCCAAAGCTCCCCCAAAG CCCCCCGGGCCCGGAGGTTCTCATCAGGAGGTGAAGAGGATGGGTACGAGCGGGGCATGCACAAG ATCCAGAGCGGCATCGGCAGGCTGATCCTGAGGGAGGAGATGAAGGCTCGCTCCAACTCTTACACAGACCCCTGGACACCCCCTCACAGCTCggccagcagcagagaagcccTGCACACGGCTGGCTACGAGGGTTCCCTCAATGGCT CCCCCCGGATGCACTACCTGGCTGATAGCG ACCCCCTCATTTCTAAGTcggcctccctccctgcctacAGGAGAAATGGGCTGCACAGG cctcccagcgCGGAGCTTTTCCACTATGACAGCACCAACGCCGTCAACTGGGGGATGCGAG AGTACAAG ATATACCCCTACGAGCTGCTTCTGGTGAAGACGAGGGGAAGGAACCAGCTGCCCAAAGATGTGGACAGGACTCGGTTAGAG CGCCACCTCTCCCAGGAGGAGTTCTACCAGATCTTTGGCATGACCATCGCTGAGTTCGACCGCCTGGCCCTCTGGAAGAGGAACGAGCTGAAGAAGCAGGCCCggctgttttaa
- the LOC118157882 gene encoding actin-binding LIM protein 3 isoform X9, translating into MSTSTVPYQQSPYTPRSGSSVIQCYRCGDTCKGEVVRVQNNHFHIRCFTCQVCGCDLAQSGFFFKNQEYICTHDYQQLYGTRCDSCGDFITGEVISALGRTYHPKCFVCSTCRKPFPIGDKVTFSGKDCVCQNCSHTLISTKPIKIHGPSHCAGCKEEIKQGQSLLALEKQWHVSCFKCQTCGIILTGEYISKDGVPYCESDYHAQFGIKCETCDRYISGRVLEAGGKHYHPTCARCVRCHQMFTEGEEMYLTGSEVWHPICKQAARAEKKLKHRRTSETSISPPGSSIGSPNRVICAKVDNEILNYKDLAALPKIKAIYEVQRPDLISYEPYHRYTSDETLERYSYGESLGTLSPYSQDIYESFDMRQRRASSPGYIDSPTYSRQGMSPTIPRSPHHFYRSAGESNIYRKPPIYKRHDDIPTATKSKTSEDIAQSSKYSPAYSPDPYYHSESEYWSFQSSPKAPRARRFSSGGEEDGYERGMHKIQSGIGRLILREEMKARSNSYTDPWTPPHSSASSREALHTAGYEGSLNGSPRMHYLADSDPLISKSASLPAYRRNGLHRPPSAELFHYDSTNAVNWGMREYKIYPYELLLVKTRGRNQLPKDVDRTRLERHLSQEEFYQIFGMTIAEFDRLALWKRNELKKQARLF; encoded by the exons CAGTTCCCTACCAGCAAAGCCCCTACACCCCCAGGAGTGGCTCCTCCGTCATCCAGTGCTACCGCTGCGGGGACACCTGCAAGGGCGAGGTGGTGCGCGTGCAGAACAACCACTTCCACATCCGCTGCTTCACCTGCCAAG TGTGTGGCTGTGACCTGGCCCAGTCTGGCTTCTTCTTTAAGAATCAGGAGTACATCTGCACCCATGACTACCAGCAGCTCTATGGCACCCGCTGCGACAGCTGTGGGGACTTCATCACCGGAGAGGTCATCTCGGCGCTGGGCAGGACCTACCACCCCAAGTGCTTCgtctgcagcacctgcag GAAGCCGTTCCCCATTGGAGACAAGGTCACGTTCAGCGGGAAGGACTGTGTCTGCCAAAACTGCTCCCACACACTCATCAGCACCAAACCCATCAAGATCCACGGACCCAGCC ACTGCGCAGGCTGCAAGGAGGAGATCAAGCAAGGTCAGTCCCTCCTGGCACTGGAGAAGCAGTGGCACGTCAGCTGCTTCAAGTGCCAAACATGTGGGATCATCCTCACCGGGGAGTACATCAGCAA GGACGGAGTCCCGTACTGCGAGTCTGACTACCATGCCCAGTTCGGCATCAAATGCGAGACCTGTGACCGGTACATCAGCGGCAGGGTCCTAGAG GCGGGAGGGAAGCACTACCACCCCACCTGCGCCAGGTGCGTGCGCTGCCACCAGATGTTCACAGAAGGCGAGGAGATGTACCTCACAG GCTCTGAAGTGTGGCACCCCATCTGCAAACAGGCGGCCCGAGCAGAGAAGAAGCTGAAG CACAGAAGGACGTCAGAAACCTCCATCTCGCCCCCTGGGTCTAGCATCGGCTCCCCTAACAGAGTCATCTGT GCTAAAGTGGATAATGAGATCCTTAATTACAAAGACCTGGCAGCTCTTCCCAAGATTAAAGCCATCTATGAAGTGCAGCGTCCTGACCTCATTTCATATGAGCCCTATCACAGATACACGTCggatgagacgctggagagaTACAGCTATGGGGAG TCCCTGGGGACCCTCTCCCCGTACTCGCAG GACATCTATGAGAGCTTTGACATGAGGCAGAGGCGAGCCTCCAGCCCTGGCTACATTGACTCGCCCACCTACAGCCGGCAGGGCATGTCCCCCACCATCCCGAGGTCCCCCCACCACTTCTACCGCTCAG CCGGCGAGAGCAACATCTACCGGAAACCTCCCATCTACAAGCGACACG ACGACATCCCCACAGCCACCAAAAGCAAAACGAGTGAAGACATTGCACAGTCGTCCAAGTACAGCCCTGCCTACTCCCCAGACCCCTACTACCACTCCGAGTCAGAGTACTGGTCCTTCCAAAGCTCCCCCAAAG CCCCCCGGGCCCGGAGGTTCTCATCAGGAGGTGAAGAGGATGGGTACGAGCGGGGCATGCACAAG ATCCAGAGCGGCATCGGCAGGCTGATCCTGAGGGAGGAGATGAAGGCTCGCTCCAACTCTTACACAGACCCCTGGACACCCCCTCACAGCTCggccagcagcagagaagcccTGCACACGGCTGGCTACGAGGGTTCCCTCAATGGCT CCCCCCGGATGCACTACCTGGCTGATAGCG ACCCCCTCATTTCTAAGTcggcctccctccctgcctacAGGAGAAATGGGCTGCACAGG cctcccagcgCGGAGCTTTTCCACTATGACAGCACCAACGCCGTCAACTGGGGGATGCGAG AGTACAAG ATATACCCCTACGAGCTGCTTCTGGTGAAGACGAGGGGAAGGAACCAGCTGCCCAAAGATGTGGACAGGACTCGGTTAGAG CGCCACCTCTCCCAGGAGGAGTTCTACCAGATCTTTGGCATGACCATCGCTGAGTTCGACCGCCTGGCCCTCTGGAAGAGGAACGAGCTGAAGAAGCAGGCCCggctgttttaa
- the LOC118157882 gene encoding actin-binding LIM protein 3 isoform X3, producing the protein MSTSTVPYQQSPYTPRSGSSVIQCYRCGDTCKGEVVRVQNNHFHIRCFTCQVCGCDLAQSGFFFKNQEYICTHDYQQLYGTRCDSCGDFITGEVISALGRTYHPKCFVCSTCRKPFPIGDKVTFSGKDCVCQNCSHTLISTKPIKIHGPSHCAGCKEEIKQGQSLLALEKQWHVSCFKCQTCGIILTGEYISKDGVPYCESDYHAQFGIKCETCDRYISGRVLEAGGKHYHPTCARCVRCHQMFTEGEEMYLTGSEVWHPICKQAARAEKKLKHRRTSETSISPPGSSIGSPNRVICAKVDNEILNYKDLAALPKIKAIYEVQRPDLISYEPYHRYTSDETLERYSYGESLGTLSPYSQDIYESFDMRQRRASSPGYIDSPTYSRQGMSPTIPRSPHHFYRSGTESGRSSPYYSQLDVRSSTPTSYQAPKHFHIPAGESNIYRKPPIYKRHDDIPTATKSKTSEDIAQSSKYSPAYSPDPYYHSESEYWSFQSSPKAPRARRFSSGGEEDGYERGMHKIQSGIGRLILREEMKARSNSYTDPWTPPHSSASSREALHTAGYEGSLNGSPRMHYLADSDPLISKSASLPAYRRNGLHRPPSAELFHYDSTNAVNWGMREYKIYPYELLLVKTRGRNQLPKDVDRTRLERHLSQEEFYQIFGMTIAEFDRLALWKRNELKKQARLF; encoded by the exons CAGTTCCCTACCAGCAAAGCCCCTACACCCCCAGGAGTGGCTCCTCCGTCATCCAGTGCTACCGCTGCGGGGACACCTGCAAGGGCGAGGTGGTGCGCGTGCAGAACAACCACTTCCACATCCGCTGCTTCACCTGCCAAG TGTGTGGCTGTGACCTGGCCCAGTCTGGCTTCTTCTTTAAGAATCAGGAGTACATCTGCACCCATGACTACCAGCAGCTCTATGGCACCCGCTGCGACAGCTGTGGGGACTTCATCACCGGAGAGGTCATCTCGGCGCTGGGCAGGACCTACCACCCCAAGTGCTTCgtctgcagcacctgcag GAAGCCGTTCCCCATTGGAGACAAGGTCACGTTCAGCGGGAAGGACTGTGTCTGCCAAAACTGCTCCCACACACTCATCAGCACCAAACCCATCAAGATCCACGGACCCAGCC ACTGCGCAGGCTGCAAGGAGGAGATCAAGCAAGGTCAGTCCCTCCTGGCACTGGAGAAGCAGTGGCACGTCAGCTGCTTCAAGTGCCAAACATGTGGGATCATCCTCACCGGGGAGTACATCAGCAA GGACGGAGTCCCGTACTGCGAGTCTGACTACCATGCCCAGTTCGGCATCAAATGCGAGACCTGTGACCGGTACATCAGCGGCAGGGTCCTAGAG GCGGGAGGGAAGCACTACCACCCCACCTGCGCCAGGTGCGTGCGCTGCCACCAGATGTTCACAGAAGGCGAGGAGATGTACCTCACAG GCTCTGAAGTGTGGCACCCCATCTGCAAACAGGCGGCCCGAGCAGAGAAGAAGCTGAAG CACAGAAGGACGTCAGAAACCTCCATCTCGCCCCCTGGGTCTAGCATCGGCTCCCCTAACAGAGTCATCTGT GCTAAAGTGGATAATGAGATCCTTAATTACAAAGACCTGGCAGCTCTTCCCAAGATTAAAGCCATCTATGAAGTGCAGCGTCCTGACCTCATTTCATATGAGCCCTATCACAGATACACGTCggatgagacgctggagagaTACAGCTATGGGGAG TCCCTGGGGACCCTCTCCCCGTACTCGCAG GACATCTATGAGAGCTTTGACATGAGGCAGAGGCGAGCCTCCAGCCCTGGCTACATTGACTCGCCCACCTACAGCCGGCAGGGCATGTCCCCCACCATCCCGAGGTCCCCCCACCACTTCTACCGCTCAG GCACAGAAAGCGGGCGCAGCTCCCCCTACTATAGCCAGTTAGATGTGAGGTCTTCTACTCCAACCTCATACCAAGCACCCAAGCATTTCCACATTCCAG CCGGCGAGAGCAACATCTACCGGAAACCTCCCATCTACAAGCGACACG ACGACATCCCCACAGCCACCAAAAGCAAAACGAGTGAAGACATTGCACAGTCGTCCAAGTACAGCCCTGCCTACTCCCCAGACCCCTACTACCACTCCGAGTCAGAGTACTGGTCCTTCCAAAGCTCCCCCAAAG CCCCCCGGGCCCGGAGGTTCTCATCAGGAGGTGAAGAGGATGGGTACGAGCGGGGCATGCACAAG ATCCAGAGCGGCATCGGCAGGCTGATCCTGAGGGAGGAGATGAAGGCTCGCTCCAACTCTTACACAGACCCCTGGACACCCCCTCACAGCTCggccagcagcagagaagcccTGCACACGGCTGGCTACGAGGGTTCCCTCAATGGCT CCCCCCGGATGCACTACCTGGCTGATAGCG ACCCCCTCATTTCTAAGTcggcctccctccctgcctacAGGAGAAATGGGCTGCACAGG cctcccagcgCGGAGCTTTTCCACTATGACAGCACCAACGCCGTCAACTGGGGGATGCGAG AGTACAAG ATATACCCCTACGAGCTGCTTCTGGTGAAGACGAGGGGAAGGAACCAGCTGCCCAAAGATGTGGACAGGACTCGGTTAGAG CGCCACCTCTCCCAGGAGGAGTTCTACCAGATCTTTGGCATGACCATCGCTGAGTTCGACCGCCTGGCCCTCTGGAAGAGGAACGAGCTGAAGAAGCAGGCCCggctgttttaa